A single genomic interval of Lathyrus oleraceus cultivar Zhongwan6 chromosome 7, CAAS_Psat_ZW6_1.0, whole genome shotgun sequence harbors:
- the LOC127106975 gene encoding protein SOSEKI 3 — protein MEGRMKKYRQVSPERAKVWTEKSSKYHQNLKVPVVYYLCRNRQLEHPHFMEVSLSSSDGLYLRDVIDRLNSLRGRGMASLYSWSCKRSYKNGFVWHDLCEDDLILPAHGNEYVLKGSELFDESNSDRFSPINDVKIQSVKLLPGPASFRSHDEASSSCSMNGKETRHSQDDELSQEQHTGSSDVSPESRTEKSDPVSLALTEYKIFKTDGLADASTQTEENISRSRTRKTCTRGVSTDDGSLESECHEICQTEAPQVKHNLEICKDTISPSTTNSSPLSFGGKMETLESLIRADASKVNSFRILEEEDIPMPTNTRVKASNLLMQLISCGSISVKNHSFGLIPSYKPRFSHSKFPSPLFSTSFVLGEFDSLAENPKLMNLRLEDKEYFSGSLIETKLKEADAHNVLKRSSSYNHERTSKEEKPIDDKEEPSPGHIKCIPRSIKASLTKHPRSESMRSPISDRPRTSSDRIDGSCISSISSNSNSQRITEPWSAKKQSKRIDSFREDEVIKIEERLASGARVIIQSKPFRETASGSR, from the exons ATGGAAGGTCGTATGAAGAAGTATAGACAAGTGAGTCCAGAGAGGGCTAAAGTTTGGACTGAGAAATCATCAAAGTACCACCAGAATCTTAAGGTACCTGTGGTTTATTATCTATGTCGAAATAGGCAACTAGAACATCCTCATTTCATGGAGGTTTCACTTTCTTCTTCAGATGGGTTGTATTTGAGAG ATGTGATTGATAGACTAAATTCATTGAGAGGTAGAGGCATGGCTTCTTTGTATTCATGGTCTTGTAAGAG AAGCTACAAGAATGGATTTGTGTGGCACGATCTTTGTGAAGATGATCTAATTCTACCGGCCCATGGAAACGAGTATGTCCTCAAAGGCTCAGAGCTTTTTGATGAATCCAATTCAG ATCGATTCAGTCCCATTAACGATGTTAAAATACAAAGCGTGAAGCTGTTGCCGGGACCAGCTTCTTTTCGGAGTCACGATGAAGCTTCCTCCTCTTGTAGCATGAACGGAAAAGAGACAAGACACTCTCAGGATGACGAACTTTCACAAGAACAACATACGGGTTCATCTGATGTTTCTCCGGAGTCGAGAACTGAAAAGAGCGATCCCGTAAGCTTAGCGTTGACTGAGTACAAAATTTTTAAGACGGACGGATTGGCAGATGCTTCAACTCAAACAGAAGAAAATATTAGCAGATCCAGAACTCGGAAAACTTGCACAAGAGGTGTATCAACCGATGACGGGTCGTTAGAATCCGAATGCCATGAAATATGTCAAACCGAAGCTCCACAAGTGAAACATAATCTGGAAATCTGCAAGGATACTATTTCTCCTTCAACAACGAATTCAAGTCCTTTATCTTTTGGAGGGAAGATGGAAACTTTGGAATCTTTGATTAGAGCTGATGCTAGTAAAGTGAACAGCTTTCGGATTCTCGAAGAGGAAGATATTCCTATGCCAACCAATACAAGAGTGAAGGCTTCAAATTTGCTGATGCAGTTGATCTCTTGTGGCTCAATTTCGGTGAAAAACCACAGTTTTGGCCTTATTCCTTCATATAAGCCTAGGTTTTCGCATTCGAAATTTCCTTCGCCGCTTTTTTCAACTTCTTTTGTGTTAGGAGAATTCGATAGCTTAGCAGAGAATCCGAAGCTGATGAATCTTAGATTGGAAGACAAGGAATATTTTAGTGGGAGCTTAATCGAGACTAAATTGAAGGAAGCCGATGCGCATAATGTTCTCAAACGCTCTTCTTCTTACAACCATGAGCG GACAAGTAAAGAAGAAAAACCAATAGACGACAAAGAGGAACCATCCCCGGGACACATAAAATGCATTCCGCGGTCCATTAAAGCTTCACTAACCAAGCATCCACGAAGCGAATCCATGAGATCCCCTATTTCTGATAGACCAAGAACCTCATCCGACAGAATTGACGGCTCCTGCATATCCTCAATATCATCTAACAGTAACAGCCAAAGAATCACCGAACCTTGGTCAGCGAAAAAGCAATCAAAGAGGATAGATTCATTTCGGGAAGACGAGGTGATCAAAATCGAGGAAAG GCTTGCTTCGGGAGCTCGGGTTATAATCCAATCTAAACCTTTTCGTGAAACTGCGTCCGGCAGCCGATAA